One segment of Zymoseptoria tritici IPO323 chromosome 2, whole genome shotgun sequence DNA contains the following:
- the SKY1 gene encoding serine/threonine protein kinase, CMGC family, with amino-acid sequence MNSGSESLRKAAINKAKSVAGSTTTSSNGNGKKRRKQDLKPIITGSDQSTQNQQSPLNHQKAQYGQDLHNSPTDSDDSGDEPTENTADEEDSEDYCKGGYHPVQVGEEYKEGKYTIVRKLGWGHFSTVWLSKDNTTGKHVALKVVRSAAHYTETALDEIKLLNKVVDANKDHPGRAHVVSLLDSFNHKGPHGMHVCMVFEVLGENLLGLIKRWNHRGIPMPLVKQITKQVLLGLDYLHRECGIIHTDLKPENVLIEIGDVEQIVKTYVKEDTSKEDRDQRNGRRRRRTLITGSQPLPSPLNASFSQNDMANFPGSTQSLNKSLGIKADAEGKDGSDPHKEREKTADILANNVSDMDLGKPAGILKQPKEEKEETIDVISVKIADLGNACWVGHHFTNDIQTRQYRSPEVILGAKWGASTDIWSMACMTFELITGDYLFDPQSGTKYGKDDDHIAQIIELLGTFPKSLCISGKWSQEIFNRKGELRNIHRLRHWALPDVLREKYHFSVEEAKRIGEFLLPMLELLPAERANAGGMAGHRFLEGVKGNQGKLDVEVGSKGEGIAGWSSEIKKGAK; translated from the exons ATGAACAGCGGCAGTGAGTCTCTCAGAAAAGCCGCCATCAACAAGGCCAAGTCCGTAGCTGGCAGTACAACAACATCGTCCAACGGCAATGGGAAGAAACGGCGGAAGCAGGACCTCAAGCCTATAATCACCGGGAGCGATCAGAG TACACAGAATCAGCAATCGCCGTTGAATCACCAAAAGGCCCAGTACGGCCAAGACCTGCACAACTCACCCACCGATTCCGACGACTCGGGCGACGAGCCAACCGAAAACAcggcggacgaggaggactcCGAGGACTACTGCAAGGGTGGTTACCACCCTGTGCAAGTAGGCGAGGAATACAAAGAGGGAAAATACACCATCGTGCGAAAGTTGGGATGGGGACATTTCAGCACCGTCTGGCTGTCCAAGGACAATACCACGGGCAAGCACGTCGCATTAAAAGTCGTGCGCTCGGCCGCACATTACACAGAGACGGCGCTGGACGAGATTAAGCTTCTCAACAAGGTTGTGGACGCGAACAAGGACCATCCAGGCCGTGCGCATGTTGTGAGCCTTCTCGATTCCTTCAACCACAAAGGTCCTCATGGCATGCACGTCTGCATGGTGTTTGAGGTGTTGGGTGAAAATCTGCTCGGTCTGATCAAGAGATGGAACCACCGTGGTATCCCGATGCCGCTGGTCAAGCAAATCACAAAACAAGTTCTCCTCGGCCTTGATTACCTCCATCGAGAATGCGGCATCATTCACACAGATTTGAAGCCGGAGAACGTGCTCATCGAGATTGGCGATGTTGAGCAGATTGTCAAGACATATGTCAAGGAAGATACCTCAAAAGAGGACAGAGACCAGCGTAACGGCCGTCGTAGGAGACGGACGCTCATCACTGGCAGTCAACCTCTACCCAGCCCGCTCAACGCATCTTTCAGCCAAAACGACATGGCCAATTTCCCGGGCAGCACACAGAGTCTGAACAAG TCTCTTGGTATCAAAGCCGACGCGGAAGGCAAGGACGGCTCAGATCCACACAAGGAGCGGGAAAAGACAGC TGATATTCTCGCCAACAACGTCTCGGACATGGATCTCGGCAAACCTGCTGGCATTCTGAAACAGCCcaaggaggagaaagaggagaCCATTGATGTGATTTCAGTCAAGATTGCCGATTTGGGTAATGCGTGTTGGGTGGGCCATCACTTCACCAATGACATTCAGACTCGACAATACCGCTCGCCAGAGGTCATACTTGGAGCGAAATGGGGTGCGAGTACGGATATTTGGAGTATGGCATGCATG ACCTTTGAACTAATCACAGGCGACTACCTTTTCGACCCTCAATCCGGCACCAAATACGGCAAAGACGACGATCACATTGCGCAAATCATCGAACTCCTCGGCACATTCCCCAAATCCCTCTGCATCTCCGGAAAGTGGTCACAAGAGATCTTCAACCGCAAAGGCGAACTGCGGAACATCCACCGACTCCGTCATTGGGCGTTACCAGATGTGTTGCGGGAGAAGTACCACTTTTCAGTCGAGGAGGCGAAAAGGATCGGGGAGTTCTTGTTACCGATGTTGGAGTTGTTGCCAGCTGAGAGGGCGAATGCGGGCGGTATGGCGGGACACCGGTTTCTGGAGGGCGTAAAGGGCAATCAAGGGAAGTTGGACGTGGAGGTGGGCAGTAAAGGCGAGGGCATCGCGGGATGGAGTAGTGAGATTAAGAAAGGCGCGAAGTAG
- the ERG25 gene encoding ERG25, C-4 methyl sterol oxidase (catalyzes the first of three steps required to remove two C-4 methyl groups from an intermediate in ergosterol biosynthesis), which translates to MLPHTKNTYWHEFDQTAGFNVQLNYFERLWAAWYAYIGNDALATGIMSFVMHETFYFGRALPWMIIDQIPYFNKYKIQNQKIPSAKEQWDCAMLVLLSHFTVELPQIWLFHPMAQYFGLATSVPFPPWWKMAYQIAIFFVMEDTWHYWMHRAMHWGPLYKNIHKIHHQYSAPFGLAAEYASPIEVMVLGLGTVGSPILWCAVTKDLHILTMYIWIVCRVFQAIDAHSGYEFPWSLHHILPFWAGAEHHDTHHEKFIGNYSSSFRWWDYVLDTESGPEASKRRREAKLAKLRAAKSQ; encoded by the exons ATGTTGCCGCACACGAAGAACACATACTGGCACGAGTTCGATCAGACCGCCGGCTTCAACGTCCAACTGAACTACTTCGAGCGATTATGGGCCGCCTGGTACGCGTACATTGGCAACGATGCCCTCGCCACGGGAATCATGAGCTTCGTCATGCACGAGACATTCTACTTTGGAAGAGCACTGCCTTGGATGATCATCGATCAGATCCCATACTTCAACAAGTACAAGATTCAGAAC CAAAAAATCCCCTCCGCAAAGGAACAATGGGACTGCGCCAtgctcgtcctcctctcacACTTCACCGTTGAACTCCCCCAAATCTGGCTCTTCCACCCCATGGCTCAATATTTCGGTCTAGCTACATCTGTTCCGTTCCCTCCGTGGTGGAAGATGGCCTACCAAatcgccatcttcttcgtcatgGAAGACACCTGGCACTACTGGATGCACCGCGCCATGCACTGGGGTCCTCTGTACAAGAACATTCACAAGATCCACCACCAATACTCTGCACCTTTCGGACTGGCTGCTGAGTACGCCTCGCCGATCGAAGTCATGGTATTGGGACTCGGAACCGTCGGAAGCCCGATTTTGTGGTGTGCCGTCACCAAGGACTTGCACATCTTGACCATGTACATCTGGATTGTTTGCCGAGTGTTTCAGGCTATCGACGCGCATTCTGGCTACGAGTTTCCGTGGAGTCTCCACCATATTCTGCCTTTCTGGGCCGGTGCGGAGCACCACGACACGCATCACGAGAAGTTCATCGGAAACTACTCGAGCTCGTTCAGGTGGTGGGATTACGTCTTGGACACCGAGAGTGGACCGGAGGCatcgaagaggaggagagaggcCAAGCTGGCGAAGCTGAGGGCTGCGAAGTCGCAGTAG
- the LYS2 gene encoding large subunit of alpha-aminoadipate reductase (alpha-aminoadipate reductase; involved in lysine biosynthesis. domains for nucleotide binding,Phosphopantetheine. Related to non-ribosomal peptide synthetases.), producing MAGNTKDVRPDPTSDLRWSDYRGAIHEIFAANALKHPDRSCVVETASSTSPERKFTYKTINESSNILAHHLVINGVQRGEVVMVYAHRGVDLVVAVMGVLKAGATFSVIDPAYPPDRQITYLEVAQPRALVNIEKATIDAGQLGPTVREYISNHLQLRTEVPALKLQDDGTIVGGSVAGGSDVLQDQIPKKADLPGVPVGPDSTPTLSFTSGSEGRPKGVKGRHFSLAYYFPWMAERFNLTENERFSMLSGIAHDPIQRDIFTPLFLGASLIVPPAEDITFDRLANWASVNAISVTHLTPAMGQILLGSTEPKIETLRNAFFVGDVLLKRDCRRLQQLAPNCRIKNMYGTTETQRAVSFYEIPALNEDAGYLEKMGDVIPAGTGMLNVQLLVVDREKKERQCEVGEIGEIYVRAGGLAEEYLGDPAKNAEKFVANWFVDPQRWATEDKQRVAEGGEAEPWRECYFGPRDRMYRSGDLGRYMPDGNVECVGRADDQVKIRGFRIELGEIDTHLSQHPLIRENVTLVKRDHNEEQILVSYYVPDMQKWREWYSENVDQKQQQTGAGGIRRRVSAQETMGVAERMKIFELLTLNARQRLKEKLPTYAVPTLFIPMLRLPLTPNGKVDKRALPFPEQADILGASSKADDIDARTETESALAEIWATHLKTRNQTSDTLPRDTSFYDLGGDSIMTVQIVPKINRRWQGANIPMSVMAGGQPTLKSVARYIDRSLNPVDLRMDAGDDHDEQQTEHYSNDLPTQIAALPPTIASSPMRSSKDGINILLTGATGFLGAYILHDAFMRKTPNHVYAHVRASSVEAGTERIRQTCTAYGLWHDWWLTEGNLEIIIGDLERPQLGMSPSDYTRVSNKADLIIHNGARVHWLHPYSTLKAANVLSSLECIRLCATGKSKRLAFISSTSALDTEHFVKQSDAGTPVSESDTLATSAQGLGTGYGQTKWVSECLIREACHRGLNAVIIRSGYVMGHSQSGVSNTDDFLVRMLKGCIQVRARPDVSNTINMVPVDRVARLVNAVAFNAESGSLAHVDARPRLTFNEYLGLLEDFGYTVPLVPYAEWKAKVETYVETIPQTGTDELALLGLYHMVTGDLPSATKAPNLDDANAQSALKADEAEAEKGTPSAVDGESVGKYLAFLARRGFMPLPEEEGRRKLPELVLGKEQVEALDRVGGRGGGKS from the coding sequence ATGGCTGGCAACACAAAAGATGTCCGTCCGGACCCAACTTCAGATCTACGGTGGTCCGACTACCGCGGCGCAATCCATGAGATATTCGCCGCCAACGCATTGAAACATCCAGATCGATCATGCGTCGTGGAGACCGCATCATCAACTTCTCCCGAGCGGAAATTCACCTACAAGACCATCAACGAGTCCTCCAACATCCTCGCACATCACCTCGTGATCAATGGCGTACAGCGGGGAGAAGTGGTTATGGTCTACGCACATCGTGGCGTGGATCTTGTCGTGGCGGTCATGGGAGTGCTCAAGGCGGGAGCAACTTTCAGTGTGATTGATCCTGCGTATCCCCCTGACAGGCAGATTACCTACCTGGAAGTCGCGCAGCCGAGAGCGTTGGTCAACATCGAGAAGGCTACGATAGACGCCGGACAATTGGGTCCGACCGTGCGAGAGTACATCAGCAACCATTTACAACTTCGCACAGAGGTACCGGCTTTGAAGTTGCAAGATGATGGAACTATTGTGGGAGGATCAGTGGCAGGCGGATCAGATGTTCTTCAAGATCAGATCCCAAAGAAGGCAGATCTTCCTGGCGTCCCAGTGGGGCCTGACAGCACTCCAACGCTGTCTTTCACATCTGGCTCAGAAGGTCGACCAAAGGGTGTCAAAGGACGGCACTTCTCGCTCGCTTACTATTTTCCCTGGATGGCCGAAAGATTCAATCTGACTGAAAACGAGCGATTCTCGATGTTGAGTGGAATCGCACATGACCCGATCCAAAGGGACATCTTCACACCTCTCTTCCTGGGTGCCAGTCTTATTGTGCCACCAGCAGAGGACATCACCTTCGACCGACTAGCAAATTGGGCCAGCGTCAACGCCATCTCGGTCACTCATCTCACACCAGCCATGGGTCAGATTCTCCTAGGAAGTACAGAGCCCAAGATCGAGACCCTACGGAatgccttcttcgtcggagACGTGCTGCTCAAACGCGATTGCCGACGACTGCAACAACTTGCGCCGAACTGCAGAATCAAGAACATGTACGGCACTACGGAAACGCAAAGAGCCGTCAGCTTCTACGAGATCCCAGCTCTCAACGAGGATGCTGGCTATCTCGAGAAGATGGGCGACGTCATCCCAGCTGGAACTGGAATGTTGAACGTCCAACTTTTGGTCGTCGATCgtgagaagaaggagcgacAATGTGAGGTTGGCGAGATTGGTGAGATTTATGTCCGTGCTGGTGGTCTTGCTGAGGAGTATCTTGGAGATCCTGCGAAAAATGCCGAGAAGTTCGTGGCCAACTGGTTTGTGGATCCGCAACGCTGGGCTACTGAAGACAAGCAGCGAGTCGCTGAAGGTGGAGAAGCTGAGCCGTGGAGAGAATGCTACTTTGGCCCTCGAGACCGCATGTACCGTTCTGGAGATCTGGGTCGTTACATGCCCGATGGCAACGTCGAATGTGTTGGCCGAGCAGACGATCAAGTCAAGATTCGTGGGTTCAGAATCGAGCTGGGCGAGATTGACACGCACCTCAGTCAACACCCTTTGATCCGTGAGAATGTTACCTTGGTCAAGCGCGACCACAACGAAGAGCAGATCCTCGTTTCATACTACGTGCCCGATATGCAGAAGTGGAGAGAGTGGTACTCTGAGAATGTGGATCAGAAACAGCAACAGACCGGTGCAGGAGGTATTCGACGAAGAGTATCAGCACAAGAAACGATGGGAGTGGCGGAGCGGATGAAGATCTTTGAGCTGTTGACATTAAATGCTCGTCAACGGCTGAAGGAGAAGCTCCCTACCTACGCAGTGCCGACGCTTTTCATCCCCATGCTACGACTACCTCTCACACCCAATGGAAAGGTCGACAAGAGAGCACTGCCGTTTCCGGAGCAAGCCGACATTCTAGGAGCCTCATCCAAAGCTGACGACATCGACGCCCGAACCGAGACAGAATCCGCGTTGGCCGAGATCTGGGCAACTCATCTCAAGACTCGCAATCAGACCTCGGACACTCTGCCCAGAGACACCAGCTTTTACGATCTTGGCGGAGACAGCATCATGACCGTGCAGATCGTCCCCAAGATCAACCGTCGCTGGCAAGGCGCAAATATACCCATGTCCGTCATGGCAGGTGGCCAGCCAACACTGAAAAGTGTCGCACGCTACATCGACCGCTCGCTCAACCCAGTGGATCTACGCATGGACGCAGGGGACGACCATGATGAGCAGCAGACCGAGCACTACTCGAACGATCTTCCCACTCAGATCGCAGCACTCCCACCTACCATCGCCAGCAGCCCAATGCGTAGCTCCAAGGACGGCATCAACATACTTTTGACCGGAGCCACTGGTTTCCTAGGAGCCTACATCCTGCACGATGCCTTCATGCGCAAAACCCCCAATCACGTCTACGCCCACGTCCGCGCCTCATCCGTCGAAGCTGGGACCGAACGCATCCGTCAAACCTGCACCGCCTACGGTCTCTGGCACGACTGGTGGCTGACGGAAGGTAACCTCGAAATCATCATCGGCGACCTCGAGAGACCCCAGCTCGGCATGTCCCCCTCCGACTACACTCGCGTCTCTAACAAAGCAGATCTGATCATCCATAATGGCGCTCGCGTGCACTGGCTACACCCCTACTCCACCCTCAAAGCCGCCAACGtgctctcctccctcgaaTGTATCCGGCTCTGCGCGACTGGCAAGTCCAAACGTCTAGCCTTCATctcatccacctccgccctcgaCACAGAACACTTCGTCAAGCAATCAGATGCCGGTACTCCCGTCTCCGAATCCGACACCCTTGCCACTTCCGCTCAGGGTCTAGGAACGGGCTACGGCCAAACAAAATGGGTCTCCGAATGCCTCATCCGCGAAGCCTGCCATCGCGGACTCAACGCCGTCATCATCCGCTCGGGATACGTCATGGGCCATTCCCAGTCGGGCGTCAGCAATACCGACGACTTCCTCGTGCGGATGCTCAAAGGCTGCATTCAGGTCCGCGCAAGGCCGGATGTGAGCAACACTATCAACATGGTGCCCGTCGATCGCGTCGCACGACTGGTCAACGCCGTCGCTTTCAATGCCGAGTCAGGCAGTCTCGCGCACGTCGACGCTCGGCCGCGGTTGACGTTCAACGAGTACCTTGGACtgctcgaggacttcggCTATACAGTTCCACTCGTCCCCTATGCGGAGTGGAAAGCTAAGGTGGAGACCTACGTCGAGACGATACCACAAACCGGGACAGACGAACTGGCGCTTCTCGGGCTGTACCACATGGTCACGGGCGACTTGCCCTCCGCGACGAAGGCACCGAACTTGGACGATGCGAATGCGCAGAGTGCGTTGAAGGCTGATGAGGCggaggccgagaagggcacGCCGAGTGCGGTGGATGGGGAGAGTGTAGGCAAGTATCTGGCGTTCTTGGCGAGGCGAGGCTTCATGCCGctgccggaggaggagggaaggaggaagttgcCGGAGCTGGTATTGGGCAAGGAGCAGGTCGAGGCGTTGGATCGGGTTGGTGGAAGGGGTGGTGGGAAGTCGTAG